A stretch of DNA from Candidatus Aminicenantes bacterium:
CCTGGGACGACGACAAAGAGGAAAAATGGCTGGAAGACATGTCGCAAAACGGCTGGCACCTGGAAAACCCGGGGCTGCCCTGCGTCTATCATTTCATCAAGGGCGAGCCGCGCGACTATTCCTACCGCCTCGATTTCCGCACCGGCAGCTTTAAAAGCCTGCAGGAATACCTGCAGATCTGCCGCGACGCCGGCTGGGAAATGCTCGGCCGCATGAGCTCTTGGTACTACTTCCGCAAGGAATGCCGCGGCGGACAAAAGCCGGAGTTCTTCAGCGACAAGGATT
This window harbors:
- a CDS encoding DUF2812 domain-containing protein encodes the protein MEKKKMTKFKWFWAWDDDKEEKWLEDMSQNGWHLENPGLPCVYHFIKGEPRDYSYRLDFRTGSFKSLQEYLQICRDAGWEMLGRMSSWYYFRKECRGGQKPEFFSDKDSKVQKYRRLTLFMVIFIPILTNGVHMIFTRPNSRFFNIIGIVYILLLSFWTYVIIRLLLRIKKLKKS